CGCCATGACATCGCCGCCGAACTCCGGGAATTCATCGTGCAGCATCACCTCGCTGCCGAAGAGCGCGAGGTTGGCATGCATGACGCGCTCGCCGTCCTCGGCCATCGCCTTGAAGGTGCACTGTGCGCCGAAGGCTTTCTCGTAGAAGGCGATCGCCACTTCGCCGCCCTTGACGCAGATATGCGCCTGGATCGGTGGGGGATTGGGTCCGAACGCCATGCTCCGTCCCCCTTCCTATCGGTGCGATGGTGCCAACCGCGCGACTATGGTCGGCACGAGCGCTATGAGCCCGATGACGTCGGCGATCACGACCTTGCTGATTGCGGGGCCATAACCACCGACGAGCAGCGCGATGACGATGAAGCTCGCCATGCTCGCGCCCGCGACGAGTACAGCCACATCACGCAGCCCGGGACGAATGGCAGCCGCCAGCAACAATACGCCCACAAGACCGAACAGCACGGCACGGTGCCGCAGCAGGATTTCGAGATCAGGATTGGCGATCTCGAAACCGTAGAGCGAGCGCAGCCAGCCAACCCCAGCTACGCCGGTCGTCGGCAGCAGGTTGACGATGCCGGCAATGACCAGGCCGACCGGGACCAGTTTTGCCGGTATCGCCATCTCAGCGAGGTCTCAGAGGTCGAGGACGAGGCGCGCTGGGTCTTCCAGGCCTTCCTTGATGCGGACAAGGAAGGTCACGGCTTCCTTGCCGTCGATGATGCGGTGGTCATAGGAGACCGCCAGATACATCATCGGCCGGATCACGATCTGGCCGCCGACCACCATCGGGCGCTCCTGGATCTTGTGCATGCCGAGGATCGCCGACTGCGGCGCATTGAGGATCGGCGTCGACATCAGCGAGCCATAGACGCCACCATTCGAGATGGTGAAGGTGCCGCCCTGCATGTCCTCGATCTTGAGCGAGCCGTCTCGGGCCTTCTTGCCGAGGGCGCCGATCTCCTTCTCGACACCGGCGATCGAGAGCTGGTCGGCATCGCGCACCACAGGCACGACCAGGCCCTTGTCGGTGCCGACGGCGACCGCGACATGGTAGTAGTTCTTGTAGACGATGTCGGTGCCGTCGATCTCGGCGTTGACCGAGGGGATTTCCTTCAGAGCCTGCACGCAGGCCTTCACGAAGAAGCCCATGAAGCCGAGCTTCACGCCATGCTTCTTCTCGAAGACGTCCTTGTACTGGTTGCGCAGCGCCATGACGTTGGTCATGTCCACCTCGTTGAAGGTGGTCAGCATCGCGGCGTTGGTCTGCGCTTCCTTGAGGCGGCGCGCGATGGTCTGGC
This genomic interval from Bosea sp. 29B contains the following:
- a CDS encoding VOC family protein, producing MAFGPNPPPIQAHICVKGGEVAIAFYEKAFGAQCTFKAMAEDGERVMHANLALFGSEVMLHDEFPEFGGDVMAPNSRGGASMAISINLPQPADVDAAIARAASAGADVVMPASDVFWGARYGRLRDPFGHVWAFNAPLAQPQS
- a CDS encoding phosphopantetheine adenylyltransferase, with amino-acid sequence MAIPAKLVPVGLVIAGIVNLLPTTGVAGVGWLRSLYGFEIANPDLEILLRHRAVLFGLVGVLLLAAAIRPGLRDVAVLVAGASMASFIVIALLVGGYGPAISKVVIADVIGLIALVPTIVARLAPSHR
- the odhB gene encoding 2-oxoglutarate dehydrogenase complex dihydrolipoyllysine-residue succinyltransferase, whose translation is MATEIRVPTLGESVSEATIGKWFKKPGDAVKADEPLVELETDKVTLEVNAPAAGVLGEIVAKEGETVGVSALLGTIAAGDGKAAAAPAKSAAEAPKPAAPAPAAAATAPATKAADSGPAVSRLAAESGVDPSKVAASGKDGRVTKGDMLAAIAAGPAVAAAAPAAPIQVRAPSAPDDASREERVKMTKLRQTIARRLKEAQTNAAMLTTFNEVDMTNVMALRNQYKDVFEKKHGVKLGFMGFFVKACVQALKEIPSVNAEIDGTDIVYKNYYHVAVAVGTDKGLVVPVVRDADQLSIAGVEKEIGALGKKARDGSLKIEDMQGGTFTISNGGVYGSLMSTPILNAPQSAILGMHKIQERPMVVGGQIVIRPMMYLAVSYDHRIIDGKEAVTFLVRIKEGLEDPARLVLDL